From Rhineura floridana isolate rRhiFlo1 chromosome 5, rRhiFlo1.hap2, whole genome shotgun sequence, a single genomic window includes:
- the PRRG1 gene encoding transmembrane gamma-carboxyglutamic acid protein 1, giving the protein MDGVFLTQAKANSVLKRYPRANGLLEEFKQGNIERECFEELCNKEEAREAFENDEKTMEFWKDYTKRLHGETNGGHNWYPFYLVFPLIIGLFIILLIIFITWRCLFKKKMRRRSVYAHNRTRDSTDDRTVTDGRSPLPQPLSILHSPQEEMFEGSGHSPGYLTYIDGRSDSISIRLSNYDPPPSYEEVAGENGMRRNETAYHLDPPPQYEDIVNSIAVPPVTTK; this is encoded by the exons ATGGATGGAG TATTCCTCACACAGGCTAAAGCCAATTCTGTCCTGAAAAGATATCCGCGGGCTAATGGACTTTTGGAAGAATTTAAGCAGGGAAACATTGAGCGTGAATGCTTTGAAGAACTCTGTAACAAAGAAGAAGCAAGAGAAGCTTTTGAAAATGATGAGAAGACG aTGGAGTTCTGGAAAGACTACACTAAGAGGCTCCATGGAGAAACTAATGGAGGACATAATTGGTATCCATTTTACCTTGTATTTCCTTTAATCATTGGCCTTTTCATTATTCTTCTGATCATATTTATCACATGGAGATGCCTGTTCAAAAAGAAAATGCGTAGACGTTCTGTGTATGCACATAACAGAACTAGAGACTCCACAGATGACAGAACTGTAACAGATGGTAGAAGTCCACTCCCTCAGCCACTCAGCATTCTTCACTCCCCCCAGGAAGAAATGTTTGAAGGCAGTGGACATTCTCCAGGATATCTGACCTACATAGATGGGCGTTCTGACTCTATATCAATCAGGCTGTCAAATTATGACCCACCTCCATCATATGAGGAAGTTGCTGGTGAAAATGGCATGAGAAGAAATGAAACTGCATATCACTTGGATCCACCTCCTCAATATGAAGACATTGTGAATAGCATTGCAGTACCCCCTGTTACCACTAAATGA